In the genome of Xiphophorus hellerii strain 12219 chromosome 14, Xiphophorus_hellerii-4.1, whole genome shotgun sequence, the window TCAGGTTCACAGGCAAACAAAACTCACTGCTATCAAACACACAACATGTCCGTCTGCTGCGTAGCTGTAGGCCGGTGAGGCGCGTTTCTTTGGTCCTTATTTTGCTGGGAAACGTTGGGTCTTGGTTATGTGGatgatgcaaaaatattttggctgACCCCGTTAAATCACAAACTTTCTTAGACCTTATCTAAATTCCTCAGACGTTCAAATTGCGCAAATCCCAGCTCTGCTAAGAGCACGGAGACTGCGAGGAAGAAGTTGGACTGCTGGAGGCCTCGGTCAGTGAGTCCTCGGTCAGTGAGTCACAGTTAATGATCCTGCTTTTAAAGGTGACCGACTCGACGTCAGTCTTCATGTTATAGCCGATTTGTGTatttctccaaaaacaaaagCCTCTACTATAAACAGGCCGCAGTGATGTAATGTGGGGAATGTCTCCTGATGGTGTGGGACTGTTTTCCTCCCAGTCATGATGCTTTTAGTCAGGCGTCTTCCATGACTCACCCCATTCTTCTCCTCCCTCACTTCGCCTCGTTGACCTCCCTCCAACTCACCCTCCTTCTTTTATCTCCTCTGTTTCTGTGTGTATCACAGATTTGtttatcatccatccatccatccatccatccatccatccatccatccatccatccatccatccatccatccatccatccatccatccatccatattcAGACCTTTTGTTAAGCCACAGTCTTTCTCTGTTATAGTTTTGCTGATAATGCTTTAacgctctcctcctcctcctcctcctcctcctcctcctcctcctcctcctcctcctcctcctcctcctcctcgtcctcctcctcctcctcctcctcctcctcctcctcctcctcctcctcctcctcctcctcgtcctcctcctcctcctcccctcagGATGTTGCGGTGGCTGGTGTGTGGTCGACTGGGACCAGTTTGGATGTGGAAAGCACTTCTGCTGTTTCTGGCCATTGCTTTTGCAGGTCAGCTGCTGGGAGTCATCTTCAACAAAAGGTATCTGACATACTTctatgtctcttttttttgtatttcaggtGTAAATTGTTTAGTTGAAGCAAAGCTAAGCTTTTACACCATTAGACCAGCTGGTACAGTCAAATTATGTGAATTCATTTATAAACAATTAGCAGAATCAGAATGTGTCAACAGATGTTAAATTATATAGAATTTAATGCATTCAAAATTGTAAACACAGTTAATcgcattttcttttacatacaTACAGAACCTTTGTATTTGCGTTTCTGGTAGGCCCGTCAATCTGACGCACTACCGACAtccacaaacagcagaaatggaaaataaagttGCCTCTCTTGGCCCACTTAGTGGTTATTTGCTATTTTAGCCTAAAATATCATCTCAgagctaaacatgtagcagcagcacagacgtccACAGTCCAGATTTCTAAAGaagttccatgaatgatcagaaGTGCCTGAAACTCTGGAACGATGAATGGATAGAATAGAACTTTGCTCcaatctgtttaaataaaaaatatctatacTGTTGagcttgcattttttttcaataagttAGCAGCAAAAATAGTTTtcgaattgaaaatgttgcttattttgtcaatatatatttttcagttaaGATGAGATTAACTTGATTAACACTGGGattaactcgaagaaaaacttTAATCCAGCATGTTGGGAATAAataattcagtgtttttctctttcttttagcTGCTTGCATGCtcgtatacacacacacacacacacacccacccacccacccacgcacacacaaacacatagtGCACACGCGTGCAAAGCTAAGGTTAAAGGAAATGACACGCTAGGGAAGCTTAGCTAGAGGCTACCTAAAGGAACTAGAAACTGTTGCCGGGTGCCATTTTGTTGCGTAAGCCCGTAATGATCCATGATAATGGACCAGCCCTGTAtattagttttaataaatggaGTTCAtaaattcaactcactgacatTAAGAACCTAAATGGAGAAAGAATAATTCTCCACAAGTACCaccactatttttttttttactaaaatgaaaaattagtgATCTTCTGGTTGTGTCTGCCATTGTAGTGTACTGATTGGGTGAAATGCCTTTAAACCTTACAGCTGAGCTTTAACAAGACATACGCTTGATAATAACATATGGATAAAACGCCACCACATGTTACTTATGTCACTGCGCTTTGAGATTCACCAACGGGTTGTTTTTATTTCGGGTTTCGGTTCCATCGTATTTAACATTCTTTCTAAATTAAGCACCAAAAGACTATTGGATTTTTTGCCAACAAAAATGAACCAAAGTTCACAAACTGTTCTTTAAAGAGGTGAAATGCAGCCTAATGTAGTCCATTCCTTGTACCTAATCAGTGAAATGGCTTTTTGCCACGTTCTAAAAGTTCCACGGTGTTGTTTCACCGTGGAAGAGCCTGAAGATGAGTTCTGACTGTCATTTAACAGGTTTAAggttaatattttgtatttaaatgtttaaaatgttttgaaaattgcatttgattttttttaaaaacggaGTCTGGAAAAATCTGGAATTCTGTGCAGCTCTGCTTCATTTTGTTGGCAGTGATACCAGAGTCACATGGTCTGAGAGCAGCGTACTGGCTGGTCTTATGACACAAGTCTTTATTTCACAGTCCCAGTCATTGTAATGGCTGGAAAATTgttagtcatttaaaaaaaaaaaaaaagtccttggTGGTTCTTCCAGTTTTCTTTAACTGGTGCTCGGTTCTAGACATTTCTAATGTCTGTTGTTTTGTCAAGTTTAAAACGACGATTTGTTTGGGTTCATGTAGGTGAAAACCTTTCTGAAACCGATCCCTTGTGGGcgatataacttttttttaatgatgtggcagagatgattatttttagaaagGCCCGGCTACTTCTGTACAAGGCCTAGTCATGCGAATGTGGAATGTATCAGTCCTTCATTTTGTAGAGTACAAATGCTTCAAATATGAACTTAAAATCACAATATGTGAAGCAGTTAGCTCAACAGTAACCAGTCAACCATCAAACCCAGAATTCCCCAACAAGTTTATGTTTGGTCAGATGATGTATTTCCCCACAATTTATCCAGAAATGATTTCATCTGGGTTTGATTCACATCCAGATGAATCAAACGCAGCATTGTTGGAATGCTGGGACATTCAACTTGTTTTCATatagacagaaaacatttgatccaaaggcacacattttcaataaactcACATCTTGCTTCTGAGGAGTTTGATTACGTGGCACGCTGACATTAGCAGAATGCCAGATAGAATTGCTTTAAGTCTTCAGGTCACACGTTAAAATCATCCAGACCAAAATTATGAAATGATTCATTTAATAAGGAAAAGCCTggaatttaaagaaacattcTAAAAATGTCCTGCTCTCCTCATTCTTTCCTGACAGTTTGAAATCTCCTCTGTGTAAAATTCTTTTCCCTTCTCCAGCAATGTCCAGTCAGCCGCACGATCCATCTTTACTTCCCCTGATGCTCAGGGGCCGTCTCTGGGTTCCTGTCAGCCCCACACTCACATCATGTTCCTGAAGACCCACAAGACGGCCAGCAGCACGGTGCTCAACATGCTGTACCGCTTCGGAGACGAGCACAGCCTCCGCTTCGCCTTGCCGCTGGGATACCAGCTGGGCTACCCGCTGCCCTTCAACGCTCACAGGGTGAAAGGCTACCGAGGTCCCAGAGCCATCGAGTTCCACATCATGGGGAATCACATGAGGTTTAATAAGCCGGAGGTGAGTTCTTCAGAGGAGCAGAAAACACGAGGATGATGTAGAATTTAGTTGGATAAGAATAAGAAATCAGCATGCCGGTTAGCTCTCTCTCTGAGAAACGGTAAGgatgaaataatgaaatcatCCTACAGAGCTTCTTAATATTTGTTGAACTTCTTGTGATAGCAGTGGCTGCTTTGATATGTCAGCTCTACGGTTTCTTAGGAAGAGCCTCCTAACGTATCTTATTGTCGTCGAGGCGTCTCTGCCAAGAAACGCTTGGTGGACGTTTGTCTACGTTTGAACTGCCTCTGTGCTTCATGGTTGGCTGGGTCATCAAGACTGACGGATGCTTTCTGATTGATTATTGCCAATCATGTGTTCAGTGCATCGCTGCCTGTAGCCACAGCTGCAGCTTAAACACTTTGGGGGCCAGTTCTCCatgaaaaacatctgcagaaaaaaaaactcccgGAACAAACCAGATGTGACACAAGGTTGTTTTAATACTCATATTCAGGTTTTTATaatatatctaaaataaatgaatgacaaaaactaattattttgatttcactttaaaccCTTATATAATGCCAATCACAAGTTGTTGCCTCtttctcctgctgctggagTCCTTTAGGTTCCAGCTTTATGGATCACAGATCGCTCTGCCAGATGGAGCTTTCTATTGGATCATTTCTGTCCTACTATAGGCTACGTGTTCCATCGCTGACATGACAAATAATGGCTGCTTGTCCTGTACTGGAATATTTCAATTACTCAACTCTGCACTGTAGATGGAGGGTCAAAGACTAAAGCAGAAGCTCGTCCAGTTTTAATCTAAAACAATAATCTGATCACTCACTATTGCATATCATCACACTATTTGGCGATGAAAACACATGACATCCATAAGTTCCTCATTCTAACTGAAGTCTCTACATGCTGCTcagacttcctgtttcacagcctgcagcaggaagtgacTCTCGACGTCCGTCTGGTGACATACACACTCAGCCAGACATGATTCAGGGCTAATCTGAGCCTCAGTTGATGTGAAGAAGCTTCAGAGCTAGCCAGCTTTACTTTCACCGATCAGATCAGACGGTCTCACCAACATGGACTTACAGTATATTCCTGTCATTTagatttattacttttgttatgtttttttttctaatttcaagGCTAATTGCTTCAAACAGACTCTGACATTTTCATCGGTCTGAAGGTTCAAAGTATGAACCATTTATAAATCAGCACATAAtgataattgtttattttgaggTTAATTGTATAAAATTCAGATACTCTTAAAGCTGCCGCATGtagctttgattaaaaatatgttttttttaacatatttattctGTTACTCTGTTCTGACAGTttattatgagacagataatctgtgaaaaagaaaGTCGAGCTtttctcccagttctcccagtgctaactaaaaacaaccaatcagagccaggaggaaggtctctGCTACAGCTACAGCTTCTCCCCATTAGCAGAGCCTGTCCtgaatgctaggctagttagcCTGGCCATCGTTGATTatagaaaaatgattttcaagTGAGTCATTTGTCCACCAGCAGCACATTTAGCATCGAGTACATGaaattgattgacagcactaagaccctcctcctggcccTGATTGGCCGCTGCATGTCATAAATCATGTGTCTCATAACAactgacatggtgacagttttaacaaacggaaaaaaaaaaaaatcattattaaagtttacatactgcagctttgacTGACACACATTTTGGTCTTATCAATCATACCGCTTTTCTTTTCAACATCATGAAAATGTTCTACTGCCTAGAAATGTCAGTTCATGAACTTCCATTCATGGCACCTTTTCATAACCAAggtttgttcttgttttcagGTGGAGAAGGTGATGCCTGCAGACACCTTCTACTTCTCTATCATCAGAGACCCAGTCGCTCTGGCTGAGTCTTCCTTCGCCTACTATAAAGAAGTGGCCCCGGCCTTCCGGAAAGCCAAAGGATTGGGGGAGTTTGCGGATGACCCTAAAAAATTTTACGACCCTCGTCTACGGAACAACCACTATGCCCACAACCTGCTGTGGTTTGACTTTGGCCTTGACAGCAACGCCAATTTCTCTTTGGCGCTGGCTCGGCTCGGAGAGGACATGATCCGGCGGACCTTCAAGCTGATTCTCGTTTCCGAGTACTTCGACCAGTCCATGATCCTGCTGAGAcacgccctctgctggccactggaTGCTGTCGTCTTCTTCAGCCTGAATGCTCGGCAGCAGAAGCCCATCAGTGCCGGTGGGGTGGCTGGGACCTGGGTGGGCAAAGCAGCAGCGGCCGCTGGTGTTGGTATTAGAGGCGGGCTTGTTCAAGCAAAGATGCTACCGAACCTTTCCCTAACGCCGGAGCAACGGGAAAAGCTTAGACAGTGGAATGCCTTTGATTGGTATCTATACAAAGCCTTCAACAAAACCTTCTGGGAGGAAATTGACAAGTTTGGTCATGCTCGGATGGAAAAAGAAGTCCGACTCCTCAGGATGCGTAGGGAAGACCTGGCCCGGGTGTGCCTCAGGGACGGGGGGAAGCCTGTGGAAGCTCATCGGATCCGGGACAAAAGCATTAGACCATTCCAAAGTGGATTAATTAAAATTCTGGGTTATGAGCTCCAGCCGGGGCTGGACAATACCACTCGGATGTCGTGCCTGAGGATGATCAGGCCTGAGATCCAGTACAAGGACGTGTTGGATTCTAAGCAGTTTCCACAGTTCCACGCCATCCCAGCTCAGCAACAGAGCCAGAGGCTGCTGGTGGCCGTTGGTGGGACCTTTATAAAACAAGAGCCGCCCAGGAAAGGAATAAAAGAGACAGGAGGAGAagctggaggtggaggaagGACTTTGGAGGAGGGAATGAAAGACTGGGAAGGCAGCCGTTTAGTTAGGAACAACCAGACTTTGGTACGAGAGAATGGAAAAGGAAGGCTTAGATAGGAACCTGTCGTTTTCTGTTTCTGGAAGCTTGAGATGACTTAGAAATGGACGAATACTAGTTTTGTTTAcctgtgtgaaaacaaaaagctcttCTTCtattttgacttgttttcatAAATACTGTTGTAGCTGTAGTTAATGTGGTCATCAGATGTTCTAATAGCAGCAGTCACTAGGGCTGGGTGGTGTTGGCTTTGGATCAAATTTAGCCTTCCTGTAAAATATATCCTGTGTCACTGTCTGCCTGGAAAGACTGTTGGGCATTTTGAgatatgaatgaatgaatgaattactATTCAACGGCCCATATTGATCTGTCATCACCTCACAAAACACAATCATTGAACATGTGAAGTAAAGTATTCATAACACCGACTCCTATAATTATTAGTCAGCTCTGCTTCTGCTTGCTCCTCTATGGTGTGCAGATAATTAAAGCAGCAgtgtattattttataatgaaaatgCCATGTGATTAGTTTGGTTAGCTAGAACACATGCTAACACTTTGGTCATGGAGTGAGTTGAAGATGACTTTATCATCACAGACTTGTTCTTGTGCAGAGTAtaatctctgcagctcatctCTTAAAGGGACGGTTTGGGGGTTAAAGCAGAGGTCCACTGATTGGCCAGCC includes:
- the gal3st4 gene encoding galactose-3-O-sulfotransferase 4, whose translation is MFFRRGARMLRWLVCGRLGPVWMWKALLLFLAIAFAGQLLGVIFNKSNVQSAARSIFTSPDAQGPSLGSCQPHTHIMFLKTHKTASSTVLNMLYRFGDEHSLRFALPLGYQLGYPLPFNAHRVKGYRGPRAIEFHIMGNHMRFNKPEVEKVMPADTFYFSIIRDPVALAESSFAYYKEVAPAFRKAKGLGEFADDPKKFYDPRLRNNHYAHNLLWFDFGLDSNANFSLALARLGEDMIRRTFKLILVSEYFDQSMILLRHALCWPLDAVVFFSLNARQQKPISAGGVAGTWVGKAAAAAGVGIRGGLVQAKMLPNLSLTPEQREKLRQWNAFDWYLYKAFNKTFWEEIDKFGHARMEKEVRLLRMRREDLARVCLRDGGKPVEAHRIRDKSIRPFQSGLIKILGYELQPGLDNTTRMSCLRMIRPEIQYKDVLDSKQFPQFHAIPAQQQSQRLLVAVGGTFIKQEPPRKGIKETGGEAGGGGRTLEEGMKDWEGSRLVRNNQTLVRENGKGRLR